Proteins encoded within one genomic window of Panicum virgatum strain AP13 chromosome 1N, P.virgatum_v5, whole genome shotgun sequence:
- the LOC120654738 gene encoding protein enabled homolog: MASAVASNVHAGPAAAGAMSFGWLGPRLSFGGGGGALASVVEVEEPKAEPAISKDFIDFEFSLGGSATMLPADELFADGKLLPLRPQAAVRKAEAEPEQQERRDTALVAEIQPSTPERVKALHPAAAEAALDPYVFSPKAPTCSSRWRELLRLRKVQTPQKPSPSASPSASPAPPTAATPSRASSSSAARSLKLLLLQRNGGGRASGAAASDLAAAPLLRDSSDSEASLSLASSRFSLSSSSSSSAHDHDDFPRHSLDSVDPTPRPRIRLVRSHPQAAPQPHPPPAAAAAPAPARAGPSPARRRLSTPQPPPPPSVVSVDSPRMNASGKIVFQGLERSSSSPAGSVHSSMRSRSRVMDRSYSAGVRATPVVLNVPVCSRPVFGFFKDKKDGAAKDAASGRPRSALGRRTAATPAAAGASCLDLGNGN; the protein is encoded by the coding sequence atgGCCTCCGCCGTCGCTAGCAACGTGCACGCGggacccgccgccgcgggagccatGTCGTTCGGGTGGCTCGGCCCGCGCCTGtcgttcggcggcggcggcggcgccctcgcgtcggtcgtggaggtggaggagcccAAGGCCGAGCCGGCGATCTCCAAGGACTTCATCGACTTCGAGTTCAGCCTCGGGGGATCGGCCACCATGCTGCCGGCCGACGAGCTGTTCGCCGACGGGAAGCTGCTCCCGCTGCGGCCGCAGGCTGCCGTGCGAAAGGCGGAGGCCGAACCGGAGCAGCAGGAACGTCGGGACACGGCGCTGGTCGCGGAGATCCAGCCGTCCACGCCGGAGCGGGTCAAGGCGCTGCACCccgcggcggccgaggcggcgcTCGACCCGTACGTGTTCTCGCCCAAGGCGCCGACGTGCTCCAGCAGGTGGCGGGAGCTGCTGCGGCTCAGGAAGGTCCAGACGCCGCAGAAGCCGTCCCCGTCCGCGTCCCCGTCGGCGTCCCCCGCGCCTCCTACCGCGGCGACCCCGTCGAGGGCGTCCAGCTCCTCCGCGGCCAGGTCGCTgaagctgctcctcctccagcgtaacggcggcggccgcgcgtcgggcgccgccgcgtcggacctcgccgcggcgccgctcctccgcgaCAGCTCCGACTCGGAGGCGTCGCTCTCCCTCGCCTCCTCCCGCTTCTCgctctcgtcgtcgtcctcctcctccgcccacgACCACGACGACTTCCCGCGCCATTCCCTCGACTCCGTCGACCCCACCCCGCGCCCCCGCATCCGCCTCGTCCGCTCCCACCCCCAGGCGGCGCCCCAGCCGCACccaccccccgccgccgccgcggcccccgcgcccgcgcgcgccggccccagccccgcccgccgccgcctctccacgccgcagccaccgcctccgccgagcGTGGTCTCCGTGGACTCCCCGCGCATGAACGCCTCGGGCAAGATCGTGTTCCAGGGCCTGGAACGCAGCTCCAGCTCCCCCGCCGGCAGTGTCCACTCCTCCATGCGGTCGCGCTCCCGCGTGATGGACCGGTCCTACTCCGCCGGCGTCCGCGCCACGCCGGTGGTGCTCAACGTCCCCGTCTGCTCGCGGCCGGTGTTCGGGTTCTTCAAGGACAAGAAGGACGGCGCGGCAAAGGATGCGGCGTCCGGGCGGCCGCGCTCTGCTCTCGGCCGGAGGACGGCGGCCACCCCGGCAGCTGCCGGAGCGAGCTGCCTAGATCTCGGCAATGGTAACTGA